One window of Silurus meridionalis isolate SWU-2019-XX chromosome 9, ASM1480568v1, whole genome shotgun sequence genomic DNA carries:
- the LOC124390938 gene encoding cartilage oligomeric matrix protein produces the protein MLISVFLILLLSGFFDIGRSVAPSQVAAKDDEIINQIKGTNQALAEIKELLKQQIEEIVFLKNTVMECEACAMRTEDPVEKPSCDPNPCYRGVTCTETVNGIRCGPCPQGMEGNGTHCEDIDECSVKPCHMGVRCINTSPGFRCGQCPAGYEGPQVQGFGLDYAIANKQVCRDINECEISNGGCVENSICLNTAGSFRCSHCKPGFIGDQTQGCKPERACGNGQPNPCHASAECITHRDGSIECVCGVGMAGNGYMCGTDTDIDGFPDEKLLCSDRNCAKDNCLTIPNSGQEDADKDGIGDTCDEDADGDGILNTEDNCVLVPNVNQKNTDQDDYGDACDNCRLMKNNDQRDTDNDGDGDECDDDVDGDGIKNDKDNCVKVPNADQIDRDGDNVGDACDSCPYIRNPDQMDADNDLIGDPCDTNKDSDGDGHQDSRDNCPAVINSSQLDTDKDGKGDECDDDDDNDGIPDLLPPGPDNCRLIPNPLQEDWDGDGIGNVCEKDFDNDTIIDQIDVCPENTEVTLTDFRAYQTVVLDPEGDAQIDPNWVVLNQGREIIQTMNSDPGLAVGYTAFNGVDFEGTFHVNTVTDDDYAGFIFGYQDSSSFYVVMWKQVEQIYWQANPFRAVAEPGIQLKAVKSETGPGENLRNSLWHTGDTSNQVKLLWKDPRNVGWKDKTSYRWFLQHRPHDGYIRVRFYEGPKMVADTGIIIDTTMRGGRLGVFCFSQENIIWANLRYRCNDTIPEDFDTYKSQQTHLHI, from the exons ATGTTAATATCTGTATTTCTTATTCTGTTACTCTCAGGATTTTTTGATATAGGAAGGAGTGTAGCACCCAGCCAAGTGGCAGCAAAAG ATGACGAGATAATAAATCAGATTAAGGGCACAAACCAGGCCCTGGCTGAAATTAAGGAACTTCTAAAacaacag ATTGAGGAGATTGTGTTTCTAAAAAACACTGTTATGGAGTGTGAAGCCTGCG cCATGCGCACAGAAGATCCAGTTGAAAAACCATCCTGTGATCCCAATCCCTGCTACCGAGGAGTGACTTGTACCGAGACAGTGAATGGTATCAGATGCGGGCCATGTCCTCAAGGCATGGAGGGCAACGGCACACACTGCGAAGACATCGACGAG TGCTCGGTGAAACCATGCCATATGGGTGTACGATGCATCAACACATCTCCTGGTTTCCGGTGTGGTCAATGTCCTGCTGGTTATGAAGGTCCCCAGGTGCAGGGTTTCGGACTTGACTATGCCATAGCCAACAAACAG GTTTGCCGAGACATAAATGAGTGTGAAATCTCAAATGGCGGCTGTGTGGAGAATTCCATCTGTTTAAACACAGCG GGGTCTTTCCGGTGCAGCCACTGCAAGCCAGGCTTCATAGGAGACCAGACACAGGGCTGTAAGCCTGAGAGGGCATGTGGGAATGGGCAACCCAACCCTTGTCATGCGAGTGCTGAGTGTATCACCCATCGGGATGGCAGTATTGAGTGTGTT TGTGGAGTTGGTATGGCTGGCAATGGATACATGTGCGGAACTGATACAGATATTGATGGCTTCCCTGATGAAAAACTACTTTGCTCTGACAGAAACTGTGCTAAG GATAACTGTCTCACAATACCCAACTCTGGCCAAGAAGATGCTGATAAGGATGGCATTGGAGATACTTGCGATGAAGACGCAGATGGGGATGGAATCCTGAATACTGAG GACAACTGTGTGCTTGTGCCAAATGTAAACCAGAAGAACACTGACCAAGATGATTATGGAGATGCTTGTGATAACTGTCGCTTAATGAAAAACAACGACCAAAGGGACACTGACAATGATGGCGACGGTGACGAATGCGATGATGACGTTGACGGTGATG GCATAAAAAATGACAAGGACAATTGCGTGAAGGTTCCAAACGCTGACCAGATCGATCGAGACGGAGATAATGTTGGTGACGCATGTGACAGTTGTCCTTACATTCGCAATCCTGACCAG ATGGATGCTGATAATGATTTGATTGGTGATCCTTGTGACACCAACAAAGACAG TGATGGAGATGGTCATCAGGACTCACGCGACAACTGTCCCGCGGTCATAAACAGTTCTCAGTTGGACACAGACAAAGACGGCAAAGGGGACGAGTGTGATGACGACGACGACAATGATGGCATTCCTGACCTCCTTCCTCCGGGACCAGATAACTGCAGACTCATTCCCAACCCTCTACAGGAAGATTGGGATG GAGACGGAATTGGAAACGTCTGTGAAAAGGACTTTGACAATGACACAATCATAGACCAAATTGATGTGTGCCCTGAAAACACAGAGGTCACCCTTACAGACTTCAGGGCCTACCAGACTGTGGTTCTGGACCCAGAAGGAGATGCACAAATTGACCCAAACTGGGTGGTGCTTAATCAG GGACGAGAGATCATTCAAACCATGAACAGTGACCCTGGACTAGCTGTTG GTTACACTGCATTCAATGGTGTGGACTTTGAAGGGACATTTCATGTAAATACGGTAACGGATGACGATTATGCTGGGTTTATCTTTGGCTATCAGGACAGCTCCAGTTTTTACGTAGTCATGTGgaagcaggtggagcagatctaCTGGCAAGCGAATCCTTTTCGAGCTGTGGCTGAACCAGGAATCCAACTCAAG GCCGTGAAATCGGAGACAGGGCCAGGAGAGAATCTGCGAAACTCGCTGTGGCACACAGGTGATACCTCCAACCAGGTGAAGCTGCTGTGGAAAGATCCGAGAAACGTGGGCTGGAAGGACAAAACTTCTTATCGTTGGTTCCTGCAGCACAGACCCCATGACGGGTACATCAG GGTTAGGTTCTATGAAGGCCCCAAGATGGTTGCAGACACAGGAATCATTATTGACACGACCATGAGAGGAGGCAGACTTGGAGTGTTCTGCTTCTCACAGGAGAACATCATCTGGGCCAACCTGCGCTACCGATGCAATg ATACCATCCCGGAGGACTTCGACACGTACAAGTCCCAACAAACCCATCTTCATATTTAA
- the LOC124391684 gene encoding mediator of RNA polymerase II transcription subunit 26-like codes for MTMTTASPTATVTAQQIRDRLLQATDAHSNINNLTAVVDVISTLEMYPITKEALEETRLGKLINDLRKKTRDEDLAKRAKKLLRNWQKLIDPQQPEILPMELSSTLNSVVRSNQSQSVPPQTLTVNDSKSVIHSVHTSSTEKFNPVKHTKKQKVEKNLPTSKGTRRSALLSASGGPEDLQISTGSVRHFSSQDPTGSTILRASVLQQPGQRDITAVEKVKRKARCQYTKQSPRSVKQLVPSKQPTSFPPTDPDSLPAHHHSKDLSNPENGSLLNSERTHEQTNNLQNKSKGLARLQPGLLSEVTNTENEKDLRPTDGKRRKPQLRDNTSNVKGRSSDDVSKPAQVKNRKLTFDPHTQQIRPSAVTPSEEQPNPALDVNEPVKQSPSTASPSPLHKMNWKDMSQNEIVKHYLNLQNNLLKTSGSQVPSAQFFMSESLKCEENNAKETNKTYIQVTEVLETGLPGIDRDITTEDVYKINNNHWPGVNGCYDNIGQWYGWTECISLDMYGDGSKLNILPYVCID; via the exons ATGACCATGACAACGGCGTCGCCAACGGCAACCGTAACCGCTCAGCAAATCAGAGACCGACTGCTTCAGGCAACTGACGCTCACAGCAAC ATCAACAATTTGACTGCTGTAGTAGATGTGATCTCCACCCTAGAGATGTACCCCATCACCAAGGAAGCACTTGAG gAAACCAGGCTAGGGAAGTTGATAAATGACTTGAGGAAGAAGACCAGAGATGAGGATCTGGCGAAGCGTGCAAAGAAGCTTCTGCGCAACTGGCAGAAACTCATCGACCCACAACAACCTGAAATCCTGCCTATGGAACTTTCAAGCACTTTAAACTCTGTTGTGAGATCCAACCAGTCTCAATCTGTTCCTCCTCAGACTTTAACGGTTAATGACTCAAAGTCTGTTATACATAGTGTTCACACTTCAAGCACTGAAAAGTTCAAccctgtaaaacacacaaagaagCAAAAAGTAGAAAAGAACTTACCAACCTCAAAGGGCACCAGAAGATCTGCACTTTTATCAGCCAGTGGTGGTCCAGAAGATCTTCAAATAAGCACAGGTTCTGTGCGTCACTTTAGTTCTCAGGATCCCACTGGATCTACGATCCTCAGAGCATCAGTATTACAACAGCCAGGACAAAGGGACATAACTGCTGTAGAGAAAGTGAAGCGCAAAGCCCGCTGTCAATACACCAAACAAAGTCCTAGATCTGTTAAGCAATTAGTGCCGAGCAAGCAGCCGACATCGTTTCCTCCCACTGACCCTGATTCTCTTCCTGCACATCACCATTCAAAAGATTTGTCAAATCCAGAGAATGGATCACTCCTAAACAGTGAGAGGAcacatgaacaaacaaataacctgCAAAACAAGTCCAAAGGGCTGGCACGGCTTCAGCCAGGTTTACTCAGCGAGGTTACCAATACGGAAAACGAAAAAGACCTCAGACCCACGGATGGCAAGAGGAGGAAGCCTCAGTTGAGAGACAACACCAGCAACGTGAAAGGACGGTCATCAGATGACGTGTCTAAACCTGCGCAAGTAAAAAATCGTAAATTGACCTTCGATCCGCACACGCAACAAATTAGACCTTCAGCAGTGACTCCGAGCGAGGAGCAACCCAATCCAGCGCTGGATGTAAATGAGCCAGTGAAGCAGAGCCCCTCTACAGCTTCTCCCAGCCCTTTGCACAAGATGAACTGGAAAGATATGTCGCAAAACGAAATCGTCAAACATTACCTGAACCTCCAGAACAATTTGTTAAAAACGTCCGGAAGTCAAGTCCCGAGCGCGCAGTTTTTTATGAGCGAGTCATTGAAATGTGAGGAAAACAACGCAAAAGAAACCAACAAAACCTACATCCAGGTGACAGAGGTTTTGGAGACTGGTTTGCCAGGGATAGACCGAGACATCACAACAGAGGACgtctataaaataaacaataatcacTGGCCTGGGGTTAACGGCTGCTATGACAATATAGGCCAGTGGTACGGCTGGACGGAATGCATATCTTTAGACATGTACGGAGACGGAAGTAAACTTAATATCCTGCCATATGTTTGCATTGACTAA
- the smim7 gene encoding small integral membrane protein 7 produces the protein MIGDLLIFCTLLMNAGAVLNFKLKRKETQSHGFGDDPGRSTTGDNIREFLLSLRYFRIFIALWNIFIMFCMILLFGS, from the exons ATGATCGGCGATCTGTTAATTTtctg cacGTTGTTGATGAACGCCGGGGCggtcttaaactttaaatt gaaaaggaaagagacGCAGTCGCACGGATTCGGCGATGATCCTGGACGATCAACTACAG GTGACAACATCCGGGAGTTTTTGCTGAGTCTGCGCTACTTCCGCATTTTTATAGCgctgtggaacatcttcattATGTTCTGCATGATCTT GTTATTCGGATCATAA
- the tmem38a gene encoding trimeric intracellular cation channel type A, whose product MEVLDALNLGEFAQYFSKMTMFPVFDLAYYIVSILYLKYEPGSVEVSRRSPVASWLCAMLYCFGSYILADIMLGHSPIDYFHNNSHILLASAVWYLIFYCPLNLFYKCVAFLPIKLVLVGMKEVVRVRKIAAGVHHAHHAYHHGYFIMIITGYVKGSGVALMSNFEQLLRGVWRPETNEILNMSFPTKASLYGAILFTLQEAHWLPVSKSILICIFTLFMATLKVVMTARHSHDSPFTLVESWVSHLLFGSPLAVEDAHNHHHTAPAAASAPASPAKTKEELSEGTRKRKAKKAE is encoded by the exons ATGGAGGTCCTGGACGCACTGAATTTGGGCGAATTTGCCCAATACTTCTCGAAAATGACCATGTTTCCTGTATTTGATTTGGCCTATTACATCGTGTCCATACTCTACCTCAAGTATGAACCAG GTTCAGTGGAGGTGTCCCGCAGAAGCCCCGTGGCCTCTTGGCTGTGTGCAATGCTCTACTGCTTTGGGAGCTACATCCTAGCAGACATCATGCTCGGACACAGCCCCATCGACTATTTTCATAATAACAGCCACATCCTCCTGGCCTCAGCTGTATG GTATCTGATTTTCTACTGCCCACTTAACTTGTTCTACAAATGTGTCGCATTCCTGCCTATTAAGCTTGTGCTGGTAGGCATGAAGGAGGTCGTCCGCGTTCGCAAAATCGCTGCTGGAGTCCACCACGCTCATCATGCCTATCACCATGGCTATTTCATCATGATCATCACTGGTTATGTCAAGG GATCTGGAGTAGCTCTAATGTCAAATTTTGAGCAACTGTTGCGTGGAGTGTGGAGGCCGGAGACCAATGAAATTCTCAACATGTCATT CCCTACTAAAGCCAGTCTGTATGGAGCCATTCTGTTTACACTCCAGGAGGCGCACTGGCTTCCTGTGTCCAAGAGCATCCTAATCTGCATCTTCACTCTTTTCATGGCGACTTTAAAG GTGGTTATGACGGCTCGTCACTCTCACGACTCTCCCTTCACTCTTGTTGAGTCCTGGGTGTCTCACCTGCTCTTCGGATCTCCTCTTGCCGTCGAAGACGCCCATAATCACCACCACACTGCCCCGGCTGCCGCCTCTGCGCCCGCCTCTCCAGCCAAAACCAAGGAGGAATTGAGCGAAGGCACTCGCAAGAGAAAAGCCAAGAAAGCAGAGTAG